GCAAGTCAATTAACAAATTGCTGCCTCTCTCAACTCTGCACGGTAAAAAAAATGATTGTAATCGCCAGAAAAGTCGACTTTCGAAACTAATTTGTAATCCTTAAGTCGCATCTCAACCGAATTTTATACTTATAAATTCCACAACCAATTATAagtcatttttaatttgtgtatttaaatattttaattgagctgcattgatttaaatattctggcaatcaaaattatgaaatgctttgatttttaattcactaaaaaagaaatgtttattttttttgctttattttttatcagtgTTCTAGCTAAAATATATGAACATGCCATCTTGCAATTGAGTTTGAAAGTTATTTCTGTGTAAAACATTGGCGGTCATCTTTTCTGCAAATTGATTAATCAGCTATTAAAAAGCGCAGCgttaacattaattaaacacTTATCCTGGCCTAAAACACCTTGATGATCTAATCGTAACATTGATTTTGTAATAAATGTTCGACCatcatattttgttattgttaaaaTAGATATATTATACTAGTTAGTCTTAGGAtacttatttaaaatcataaagATTGAACTGTAAGgttctttaaataataaattattttatccTTTCTCCCCCTGCAGTCACAATCGAAGGCCTCCACTTTGTCGTCGGGCGCCCGAGCCGCCGCCCAGACATTGAACGTGCCGCTGGAGCGCCTGGAATCCCGCCAGGCGCACGCCCAGCGCAACGAGCACGGCGTGGATGGCGGATCACGGCAGAatgagcagctccagcagtcGGAACTGCATCACCacctgcagcaacagcagcaacagcaacagcaccatcagcagcagcaacaacagcagcagttggAGGACGCTCTGGAGGAGCACCAGATGGCCGCcgatcaccagcagcagcagcagcagttgggTCAGCAGCAGGGTCAGCAGCAGCGCTTCCTCAAGCAGCAGAGCTACCTGCACTCCGCCCGGAAGTCGAATGCTGGTCAACAGCCCTCGTCGCTGACCAACGGACAGGTGCATCACCAGGAGCagatgctgcagcagcaacagcagcagtcgcagtcCCTGCCGCATCACGACCTGGATGCCAATTATCTGCAGGACGAGAGCAATGGTGGCACTCCACCCTCGGTCACCAAGTACTCGCTGCTCCAGTTCGCCATGCAGCACTTCCGCAATGAGTGAGTTTCTATTTCAAGTGGGATGGTGCATGGGTTGGGTTTGGCCAAGGGACATGATTCTAATGGGTATATCTGTGATTCCTTTGCAGCCAACTGAGGGACGCTGACCGCCACCACGAGCGGCACCAGTCCGCCGCGAACCGCTCCTATGCGGAACTCGTCAAGTGGCAGGGCCACGCCATACGCCTGCCGCTCCTCCGACTTCCAAATGACCTGGCGCCACTGGCGCTCGAGTGCTTCGACTGCATCCTGCGCTACTGCGGCGATATACCGCTGGATCCCGACCTCACCGAGGTCAAGTGCGTCTACACTGTGCTCATGGTGAGTGTTGTGCCCGGCTTCTTGGTTCATAGTTCTGGGTTCTGGGTTCTGTATTCTGGATTCTGGGTTAGCCAAACCGGTTGGAATCGGTGACTTTGAGGTGGTCCCACAAATATGTGCAACTGGTTTCGGGCGACAACTGAATCGCAGGCCGTTCTGCTGCCCTAGAAATTCGACTTAAGCACCCGAACCGGAAATAGTTTGGATGTGGACACCTCAAAGTcagaaaggaaaggaaaatgaaGATCGTTTTACAAGTCAGTGGATCACGAGAGTACCTTATCACGTATAGTTATTATATAGTATGAAGATAAGGGATGTGCAATCCAAGgagcaatatttataaaggAGCTTTTAGCTTTTGGGTAAAATGTGACCACTTGACAAGTTCCAGTTTTGCAAACTTGATTTGAGTGGCAAACAGGAAGAGTTGTTATATAAAGTCAGCAATCGGAAGTCTTTTAAGTTGTATCTTGAACAAACCAAACTGtcagtttccgtattgaacATGTATGATTTGAGTTATGGTTATCAAGGAAGAAGACTTTCAAGCCGGATATTTATAttggaataataatattcaactTATTTGACTAATTTGTTCCaaatgtttcctttttaaCCAACAGCATTGTCACAAATACTTGGCCCTGCGCGACGAGGTCTACTGCCAGCTGATGAAGCAGACGACGGCCAACCGGTCACCATGTCCGGATAGCTCGCAGCGTGCCTGGCGCCTGCTCAGCATCCTGGCGGCATACTTTGGCTGCTCGGACGCACTGCGTCCCTACCTGATGGAGCACCTGACCTCGGCGGCATCCGATCGACGCCGTTCCTGTCACGGCACAGCGGCCGTTTGTCTGACCAATCTCCGAAAGACGGCCCGCTGCGGCGGCCGCAAGAATGTGCCCAGTGTGGAGGAGGTGACGGCCGTGTCCGCTGGACGTTCAGCCAGGCGACAAATCTACCGCCTGCCCGGCGGAGCGGAGCGTGTGGTCAACACCCGTTGCTCCACCGTGGTGGCAGATGTCATTGCCGAACTGTGCGCCCTCCTGGGCGTGGAATCCGaggcggagcagcaggagtTCTCGCTGTACTGCATCGTCCAGGGTGATGCGTTCACCATGCCGCTGGCCGCCGATGAGTATATCCTCGATGTGACCACGGAGCTGCTCAAGTCCGGACAGCCCTTCTACCTGATCTTCTGCCGATCCGTTTGGCATTTCGCCTTGAAACGAGAACCGGCTCCCATGCCGCTCTACGTGGAGGTGCTCTTCAACCAGGTGGCGCCTGATTACCTAGAGGGTCTGCTGCTGGAACTGCCCGGCAATGGGGTGCCCGTGCCGGAAATGGTCAGGGATATGGCGAGAATCGCTGCCCTGCTCCATCGGGCCGCCGATCTGAGTCACGTGCCCGCAATGAAGGAAATCAAATTCTTGCTGCCCAAGCCGGCGCTGGGTATCCGTGAGATCCGACCTGCCCAGTGGGTGGGTCTCGTTCAGTCAGCGTGGCCGCAGGTGGCCAACCTGAGTCCCGGCCAGGTGAAGGCGCAGTTCCTCAACGTGCTGGCCACCTGGCCGCTCTTCGGCAGCAGCTTCTTCGCAGTGAAGCGCATTTGGGCGGAGGAGGGTCCGCATGTGGAGGATAACCATAGTCCCATGTGGCGGGATCTCATCCTGGCGCTCAATCGACGTGGCGTCCTCTTCCTCGATCCCAATACACACGAGACCCTGCAGCACTGGAGCTTCATGGAGGTCATTTCCACGCGAAAGGTGAGGAGTTGGAATTGCCTGCCAAAGGGAATTGTTTTGCTTActgaaattatattattgcAGGTTCGCTCGGAGGATGGCGCCCTCTTCCTGGACATGAAGGTGGGCAATCTGATGCAGCAGCGCGTGATCCGCGTCCAAACGGAGCAGGCCCACGAGATCTCGCGCCTGGTGCGCCAGTACATCACCATGGCGCAGATCAGTCAGCGCGACAAGCGGGAGCTCAACTAAGGCAACCAGGATTGCTCTTGCAATacccattattattattataattattatgattattcgTATCGATATTGTATTGAGTTATTATTCTCTCTCCCATATTtccacatatttttttgtcgATTCGTAAGTCTCCCCTACCagttacatatatttattaacacCCATATGCAGGAGTCATATGTATGTTTAGATGTCTATGTTGTGCTGGCTTCCATATCCCAACTTTCGATACCCAATCCAATCGTACTACCCCCAACTCGGTGGCGCTAAGATGGCCATATAGATCCCCCTTCAAACCCGAACTCGTAGTCCCCCATTTGTCTTAAGTTTAAGCGAACCAAGTGCAATCCGAGTGCAGGAATTGAACTCCCACAGGCTCTGAGTCCAATCCTCTAATCTCCTATCCCAATTTCGATTCAACGACTTCTTGTAGAACTTAAGATTAGCAAACTTTaataatatcatttttttttttgacatttgtTAAATCGAAAATTGCTTAGCTTAATCCCTAaaattatcataaataaatacaatttatatatgtatatctatcgCAATGGATGgagttttttaattggatgTTTCATTCAAtagtttataataaatattcgaaaaaaataGCTTTGAGATGCTGGATAAGTGGCCCTTAACTGAACAATGTGTATATAAAAGAGGGATTACTTGTCATTTGTCAGTTTCTTAACTATATAATATTTGGTATGAGTTGATCGCTgtcatcctcctcgtcgtcctcgtcctcatcctcctcctcatcgtactcgccatcctcatcctcctcatcatcctcgtcatcttcgtcctcctcctcgtccgcCACATTTGGCTTATCCTTGTGGCTGGTCacggatgttgctgctgttgtagccgttggtggtgttgttgctgttgctgttgctgttcctgTTCCAGCTGGCGCCAAATTTGCTATTGTTTGCTCCTGGCTAGCAACGATGGgcggcggggggcgtggctgaggTCCTGTCGCTGCCGTCACACTTGTTGCATTACCCTTTACGGCT
This Drosophila simulans strain w501 chromosome X, Prin_Dsim_3.1, whole genome shotgun sequence DNA region includes the following protein-coding sequences:
- the LOC6725635 gene encoding myosin-G heavy chain isoform X2 gives rise to the protein MSQSVRASKSSSCQAVQLTSGGGSAPHKFSSIVNKVESLISKMHHDKVNNFKLLQQQGQQQDQDPNRERDRDGDRGAQDDGEQECKCASLDSLNNLTDEEHEMLYTDSDDAEIAHITGTTAAQVHHAQIQMQSLHQQQQQQQHIRRSDLDQLTNESIRELNEQCCVSMGMHEAGGDLCGSGSGGDLGMANDNAWSVEEDIVYKCCTTATLTSNSSAGSLCEQCCLEEQLNFKMQMSQRDDNNNNEEQDMPHMESHPTSSSSCSPAPASVPASAPAPGPAPAPSPITTSNLIAFQGGNNPLASTALLIPGGNKTRRVSNASSGSVSRMETILEEPTESKISVKEILARFETMNSNESQSKASTLSSGARAAAQTLNVPLERLESRQAHAQRNEHGVDGGSRQNEQLQQSELHHHLQQQQQQQQHHQQQQQQQQLEDALEEHQMAADHQQQQQQLGQQQGQQQRFLKQQSYLHSARKSNAGQQPSSLTNGQVHHQEQMLQQQQQQSQSLPHHDLDANYLQDESNGGTPPSVTKYSLLQFAMQHFRNDQLRDADRHHERHQSAANRSYAELVKWQGHAIRLPLLRLPNDLAPLALECFDCILRYCGDIPLDPDLTEVKCVYTVLMHCHKYLALRDEVYCQLMKQTTANRSPCPDSSQRAWRLLSILAAYFGCSDALRPYLMEHLTSAASDRRRSCHGTAAVCLTNLRKTARCGGRKNVPSVEEVTAVSAGRSARRQIYRLPGGAERVVNTRCSTVVADVIAELCALLGVESEAEQQEFSLYCIVQGDAFTMPLAADEYILDVTTELLKSGQPFYLIFCRSVWHFALKREPAPMPLYVEVLFNQVAPDYLEGLLLELPGNGVPVPEMVRDMARIAALLHRAADLSHVPAMKEIKFLLPKPALGIREIRPAQWVGLVQSAWPQVANLSPGQVKAQFLNVLATWPLFGSSFFAVKRIWAEEGPHVEDNHSPMWRDLILALNRRGVLFLDPNTHETLQHWSFMEVISTRKVRSEDGALFLDMKVGNLMQQRVIRVQTEQAHEISRLVRQYITMAQISQRDKRELN